One window of the Ictidomys tridecemlineatus isolate mIctTri1 chromosome 11, mIctTri1.hap1, whole genome shotgun sequence genome contains the following:
- the Zc3h12a gene encoding endoribonuclease ZC3H12A yields the protein MSGTRGERPVQEASPTMSLWGLEDSHSCRGTPRPAREPTPEEASALELQMKVDFFRKLGYSSSEIHSVLQKLGVQADTNTVLGELVKHSTANEHERQASQDPGPQLPLVPRGGGTPKAPSLEPSLPEEDKEGSDLRPVVIDGSNVAMSHGNKEVFSCRGILLAVTWFLERGHTDITVFVPSWRKEQPRPDVPITDQHILRELEKKKILVFTPSRRVGGKRVVCYDDRFIVKLAYDSDGVVVSNDTYRDLQGERQEWKRFIEERLLMYSFVNDKFMPPDDPLGRHGPSLDNFLRKKPLSSEHRKQPCPYGRKCTYGVKCRFFHPERPSRPQRSVADELRANALLSPPRAPGKDKSSQRPSTSSQSGSLPAEGEQSSQEGKKLGAQAPSGPRQEGLTQTFAPAGRGCLPSGGSGGHLGPTDWLPQTLDSLPYISQDCLDSGIGSLESQMSELWGVRAGGPGEPGPPQGPYSGYRHYGSELQAVPAFPAFGRAMGAGHFSVPADYTPPPRAFASREYWSEPYPLPPPTPVLQEAPVPGPGASGGPWGGAGGLAKERASVYTKLCGVFPPHLVEAVMGRFPQLLDPQQLAAEILSYKSQHLTE from the exons ATGAGTGGCACCCGAGGAGAGAGGCCTGTCCAGGAAGCCAGCCCCACCATGAGTCTGTGGGGGCTTGAGGACAGCCACAGCTGTCGCGGTACCCCCCGGCCTGCCCGGGAGCCCACCCCAGAGGAGGCATCAGCTTTGGAGCTACAGATGAAAGTGGACTTCTTCCGGAAGCTGGGCTACTCATCCTCTGAGATCCACAGCGTCCTGCAGAAGCTGGGGGTCCAGGCAGACACCAACACAGTGCTGGGGGAGCTGGTGAAGCATAGCACAGCTAACGAGCATGAGCGCCAGGCCTCTCAAGACCCCGGCCCTCAGCTCCCTCTGGTGCCCCGGGGTGGAGGCACCCCCAAGGCCCCCAGCCTGGAGCCCTCACTCccagaggaggacaaggagggcAGTGACCTGAGGCCAGTGGTCATCGATGGGAGCAACGTGGCCATGAG CCACGGGAACAAGGAGGTGTTCTCCTGCCGGGGCATCCTACTGGCTGTGACCTGGTTTCTAGAGCGGGGCCACACCGACATCACAGTGTTCGTACCGTCCTGGAGGAAGGAGCAGCCTCGGCCCGACGTGCCCATCACAG ACCAGCACATTCTGCGGGAACTGGAGAAGAAGAAGATCCTGGTGTTCACACCGTCCCGGCGCGTGGGAGGCAAGCGGGTGGTATGCTATGATGACCGCTTCATCGTGAAGCTCGCCTACGACTCGGATGGGGTTGTGGTCTCCAACGACACCTACCGGGACCTCCAGGGCGAACGGCAGGAGTGGAAGCGCTTCATCGAGGAGCGACTGCTCATGTACTCCTTTGTCAATGACAA GTTCATGCCCCCGGATGACCCCTTGGGCCGGCATGGACCCAGCCTGGACAACTTCCTGCGTAAGAAGCCACTTTCttctgaacacagaaaacaaCCATGCCCTTATG GGAGGAAATGCACCTACGGGGTCAAGTGCCGATTCTTCCACCCTGAGCGGCCCAGCCGCCCCCAGCGCTCCGTGGCTGATGAGCTCCGTGCCAACGCCCTCCTCTCACCCCCCAGGGCCCCTGGCAAGGACAAAAGTAGCCAGCGGCCTTCCACTTCCTCTCAGTCTGGCTCTCTGCCTGCAGAGGGTGAGCAGAGCAGCCAGGAGGGAAAGAAGCTGGGGGCCCAAGCACCCTCAGGGCCCCGCCAGGAGGGGCTGACTCAGACCTTTGCCCCTGCGGGCAGGGGCTGCCTACCCAGCGGAGGCAGCGGTGGACACTTGGGGCCCACAGACTGGCTCCCGCAGACCCTGGACTCGCTCCCATACATCTCCCAGGACTGCCTGGACTCTGGCATCGGCTCCCTGGAAAGTCAGATGTCAGAACTGTGGGGGGTTCGGGCGGGAGGCCCTGGTGAGCCGGGACCCCCTCAGGGCCCCTACTCTGGCTACCGCCATTATGGGTCCGAGCTCCAGGCTGTGCCTGCCTTCCCTGCCTTTGGACGGGCCATGGGTGCCGGCCACTTCAGTGTCCCTGCTGACTACACGCCCCCACCACGCGCATTCGCGTCCCGAGAGTACTGGTCTGAGCCCTACCCGCTGCCCCCACCTACCCCAGTCCTCCAGGAGGCCCCGGTGCCAGGCCCAGGGGCTAGCGGGGGTccctggggtggggcggggggcctGGCCAAGGAGCGGGCCAGTGTGTACACCAAGCTGTGTGGCGTCTTCCCCCCGCACCTGGTGGAGGCCGTGATGGGGCGCTTCCCGCAGCTCCTGGACCCCCAGCAGCTGGCGGCGGAGATCCTTTCTTACAAGTCGCAGCACCTCACTGAGTGA